The Endozoicomonas montiporae CL-33 genome contains a region encoding:
- a CDS encoding DUF2799 domain-containing protein produces MRILPLALAATVVLAGCSSLPSAKSLAEAGNWEQLGTQDGQQGIDQRRPAQLSELAPANNQAVTQYRAGYRNGIQEFCTEDNAFSAGLSGRTYNGQCSFSPNEEALRINWENGLEEYYVLQEEMED; encoded by the coding sequence ATGAGAATTTTGCCTCTTGCCTTAGCGGCTACTGTTGTATTGGCTGGTTGTTCCAGTTTGCCATCTGCAAAAAGTCTGGCCGAAGCCGGTAACTGGGAGCAGCTGGGTACTCAGGATGGTCAGCAAGGTATTGACCAGCGTCGTCCAGCACAGCTGTCTGAACTTGCTCCAGCAAACAACCAGGCCGTGACTCAGTACCGCGCAGGTTACAGAAACGGTATTCAGGAATTCTGTACTGAAGACAACGCGTTCTCCGCTGGTCTGTCCGGTCGTACTTATAACGGTCAGTGTTCTTTCAGCCCAAATGAAGAAGCGCTCCGTATTAACTGGGAAAACGGTCTGGAAGAATA
- a CDS encoding pyridoxamine 5'-phosphate oxidase family protein, whose translation MSNKTSASELLRENPYCVLSTCHANSPWITPLLYAYDEHWNLYWISSIKSHHSEFLSKNPNAVAIVYQEPDYGRETSALYIEGTVEICNDASSVMTALKHYSVRTESGFSNAPEDYLLDSPCRFYKLTTHKAQSLGEAQWDNNLLIDRRVEVEIP comes from the coding sequence ATGAGCAATAAAACATCCGCATCAGAACTGCTCCGTGAAAATCCATACTGTGTGCTTTCTACCTGTCATGCAAACAGCCCTTGGATTACGCCTCTTTTGTATGCGTATGACGAGCACTGGAACCTGTACTGGATTTCATCCATTAAAAGCCATCACTCAGAATTTCTCAGCAAGAATCCAAATGCAGTCGCTATTGTTTATCAGGAACCTGACTATGGAAGAGAAACATCTGCCTTATATATAGAAGGTACTGTAGAAATTTGTAATGATGCTTCAAGTGTTATGACAGCATTAAAGCATTATTCTGTACGAACAGAGTCGGGCTTTTCAAACGCGCCTGAAGATTACCTGCTGGACAGTCCCTGTCGTTTTTATAAGCTGACGACCCACAAAGCACAGAGTCTGGGTGAAGCCCAGTGGGATAATAATCTGTTGATCGACCGCAGGGTGGAAGTGGAAATTCCCTAG
- a CDS encoding ISNCY family transposase (programmed frameshift), which translates to MRQTINPQMQLGEVDISAITFNPKSRDDIPRLLRGLQHIWITPDLRHRVFQVLENMIPASRHNGRPGMDLWNILVFGTLRLVTNCDYDRLQELANEHGTLRKMLGHGPYCTHSYHIQTLQDNISLFTPEILDQINQVTVDAGHQLVKKKDEPLHGRADSFVVKTDVHFPTDISLLSDACRKSIEFAYALSNQYQLPGWRQSKYLKDQHRKRYNKARNLKHSSATCELKQQQRQHDIEMAHLEYIKYSLSIVRKAETTLSLLLKKQPDEPRLENLKYHIAHSRHQINLIYRRVIEHEQIPHNEKVFSIFEPHTEWISKGKAGTPVELGLRVCVLQDQFGFTLHHQVMQKQTDDQVTVPMAEAAKKRFPTLSQVSYDKGFWSPGNLEKLEVLLEHSVLPKKGRLSANDKKRECHPEFIRARRKHSAVESDINALEANGLDKCPDKGIEGFERYVALAVVASNLKRLGKILLTRDRQ; encoded by the exons ATGCGCCAAACCATCAACCCACAAATGCAGTTGGGCGAAGTTGATATCTCCGCCATCACGTTTAATCCCAAGTCCAGAGACGACATTCCCCGTCTGCTTCGGGGGCTGCAACATATCTGGATAACACCTGATCTGCGACACAGGGTTTTTCAGGTGCTTGAGAACATGATTCCTGCCAGTCGGCACAACGGTCGTCCCGGTATGGACCTCTGGAACATTCTGGTTTTCGGCACTCTGCGCCTTGTCACTAATTGTGACTATGACCGCTTGCAAGAGTTGGCTAATGAACATGGGACATTACGGAAAATGCTCGGTCACGGCCCATATTGTACCCATTCCTACCACATACAAACATTGCAGGATAACATCAGCCTCTTCACACCGGAGATACTGGATCAGATTAACCAGGTCACGGTGGATGCAGGTCACCAGCTGGTTAAAAAAA AAGATGAGCCGCTACATGGCCGTGCCGATTCCTTCGTAGTCAAAACCGATGTCCATTTCCCCACGGATATCAGCCTTCTGAGCGACGCTTGCCGTAAAAGCATTGAGTTTGCATACGCTCTCTCCAATCAGTACCAGCTTCCGGGCTGGCGTCAGAGCAAATATCTTAAAGACCAGCATCGCAAACGCTACAACAAGGCTCGAAACCTGAAGCATTCCAGCGCAACCTGTGAACTGAAACAACAGCAGCGGCAGCACGACATTGAAATGGCTCACCTTGAGTACATAAAGTACAGCCTTTCAATTGTCCGCAAAGCTGAAACGACCTTGTCCTTGCTGTTGAAAAAACAACCGGATGAGCCAAGGCTGGAAAACCTCAAATACCACATAGCCCACAGCCGTCACCAGATAAACCTGATTTACCGACGGGTGATAGAACATGAGCAGATTCCCCATAATGAGAAGGTGTTCTCAATCTTTGAGCCTCATACAGAATGGATCAGCAAAGGCAAAGCCGGAACTCCGGTTGAACTGGGGTTACGGGTCTGCGTGTTGCAGGATCAGTTCGGTTTTACTTTGCATCATCAGGTCATGCAAAAACAAACAGACGACCAGGTTACAGTACCTATGGCCGAGGCTGCCAAAAAGCGGTTCCCGACATTAAGCCAGGTGAGCTACGACAAAGGCTTCTGGAGTCCGGGCAATCTTGAAAAGCTGGAAGTTCTTCTGGAGCATTCAGTTCTTCCCAAGAAAGGCAGGCTGTCAGCCAATGACAAAAAACGGGAATGCCACCCGGAATTTATCCGGGCAAGAAGGAAGCACTCAGCCGTTGAATCCGATATCAACGCACTGGAAGCGAATGGTCTCGACAAATGCCCGGATAAAGGGATAGAAGGCTTTGAGCGGTATGTCGCACTGGCTGTTGTCGCCAGCAACCTGAAGCGGTTGGGTAAAATTCTGCTGACCAGAGATCGTCAGTAG